A genomic region of Rhipicephalus sanguineus isolate Rsan-2018 chromosome 1, BIME_Rsan_1.4, whole genome shotgun sequence contains the following coding sequences:
- the LOC119394886 gene encoding corneodesmosin isoform X2, with product MIGNCCFEGLRYKRPMVPLCIALLLALAFASAAATPRQDQREPRLAQLDPEVETATEDYDVEFIEGRIVGGKPVSLLRKRAHGGGTASKTSSSASGAKSQGTKGSNDSTSTSSGSGEAKRPPWKTTGRPNVGDGLRPESSSWRPSLSGSNAGNKRPNLAPGNRPDSRPSGGGSSVDSQRPQGSDRPRETNGFDNEHRGGLPNQNREVPWNHQGVSPGYSSYPAPVTSAYTDDESPSYIPNTPATPNAYTPSNEQRPSLTSSPTNSAGSQGGGGIIIGHPPTNTFSQREGSVNRPSVVSDHGNVPRQGGGLIIGSPPMNGFGGHPGGFNEQPPPQEIDQARRGVVNQQPPHQGVGSFGLPSIPTNPFAPSNSGFHGPGGVPLPFGAGLFNPGLVNIQKAVEQAAAGVLGAAGAGVNPTAANVFGRTSTFGQMSSFGFTDRK from the exons ATGATCGGCAACTGCTGCTTCGAAGGCCTCCGATACAAACGACCTATG GTACCCCTCTGCATAGCTTTGCTGCTAGCGCTGGCATTCGCGTCCGCCGCGGCGACGCCACGCCAGGACCAGAGGGAGCCGCGGTTGGCGCAGCTTGATCCGGAGGTCGAGACAGCCACCGAGGactacgacgtcgagttcatcgaGGGCCGCATCGTGGGCGGCAAGCCGGTGTCCCTGCTTCGAAAGCGTGCACACGGTGGCGGTACCGCGTCCAAGACTTCTTCGAGTGCCTCCGGGGCAAAGTCGCAGGGAACGAAGGGCAGTAACGACTCGACTTCAACGTCGTCAGGAAGCGGGGAAGCCAAGCGACCGCCATGGAAAACCACTGGAAGGCCAAACGTAGGTGACGGACTCAGGCCAGAGTCGAGCAGCTGGAGACCTTCCTTGTCCG GTTCGAATGCTGGTAACAAACGTCCAAACTTGGCTCCTGGAAACCGGCCAGACAGCAGGCCATCTGGCGGTGGCTCGTCTGTGGACAGTCAACGGCCGCAAG GTTCGGATCGACCACGCGAGACGAACGGTTTTGACAACGAGCATCGGGGAGGCTTGCCCAACCAGAACCGAGAGGTGCCTTGGAACCACCAGGGGGTGTCTCCGGGCTACAGCTCGTACCCTGCTCCAGTCACCTCCGCTTACACAGACGACGAGTCGCCGAGCTACATCCCGAATACGCCGGCGACACCGAACGCGTACACACCAAGCAACGAGCAGCGACCATCGCTGACGTCCAGCCCGACCAACTCCGCCGGCTCTCAGGGAGGCGGAGGAATCATCATCGGCCATCCGCCGACCAACACGTTCTCGCAGCGCGAAGGCAGCGTGAACAGGCCTTCCGTAGTGTCCGATCACGGCAACGTGCCGCGACAGGGCGGTGGTTTGATCATAGGCAGTCCACCGATGAATGGCTTCGGCGGTCACCCGGGAGGCTTCAACGAGCAACCGCCACCGCAGGAAATAGACCAGGCGCGAAGAGGAGTCGTTAACCAGCAACCCCCGCACCAAGGAGTTGGCTCCTTCGGCTTGCCGTCCATACCGACCAACCCATTCGCTCCTTCGAACTCGGGATTTCACGGTCCCGGCGGTGTGCCGCTGCCATTTGGAGCGGGTCTCTTCAATCCGGGACTCGTGAACATCCAAAAAGCAGTGGAACAGGCGGCTGCTGGTGTACTGGGAGCGGCCGGTGCTGGAGTAAACCCCACAGCAGCCAACGTGTTTGGAAGGACGTCTACGTTTGGCCAGATGTCCAGTTTTGGATTCACGGATAGGAAGTGA
- the LOC119394886 gene encoding translation initiation factor IF-2 isoform X1, which produces MIGNCCFEGLRYKRPMVPLCIALLLALAFASAAATPRQDQREPRLAQLDPEVETATEDYDVEFIEGRIVGGKPVSLLRKRAHGGGTASKTSSSASGAKSQGTKGSNDSTSTSSGSGEAKRPPWKTTGRPNVGDGLRPESSSWRPSLSGTGSNAGNKRPNLAPGNRPDSRPSGGGSSVDSQRPQGSDRPRETNGFDNEHRGGLPNQNREVPWNHQGVSPGYSSYPAPVTSAYTDDESPSYIPNTPATPNAYTPSNEQRPSLTSSPTNSAGSQGGGGIIIGHPPTNTFSQREGSVNRPSVVSDHGNVPRQGGGLIIGSPPMNGFGGHPGGFNEQPPPQEIDQARRGVVNQQPPHQGVGSFGLPSIPTNPFAPSNSGFHGPGGVPLPFGAGLFNPGLVNIQKAVEQAAAGVLGAAGAGVNPTAANVFGRTSTFGQMSSFGFTDRK; this is translated from the exons ATGATCGGCAACTGCTGCTTCGAAGGCCTCCGATACAAACGACCTATG GTACCCCTCTGCATAGCTTTGCTGCTAGCGCTGGCATTCGCGTCCGCCGCGGCGACGCCACGCCAGGACCAGAGGGAGCCGCGGTTGGCGCAGCTTGATCCGGAGGTCGAGACAGCCACCGAGGactacgacgtcgagttcatcgaGGGCCGCATCGTGGGCGGCAAGCCGGTGTCCCTGCTTCGAAAGCGTGCACACGGTGGCGGTACCGCGTCCAAGACTTCTTCGAGTGCCTCCGGGGCAAAGTCGCAGGGAACGAAGGGCAGTAACGACTCGACTTCAACGTCGTCAGGAAGCGGGGAAGCCAAGCGACCGCCATGGAAAACCACTGGAAGGCCAAACGTAGGTGACGGACTCAGGCCAGAGTCGAGCAGCTGGAGACCTTCCTTGTCCG GCACAGGTTCGAATGCTGGTAACAAACGTCCAAACTTGGCTCCTGGAAACCGGCCAGACAGCAGGCCATCTGGCGGTGGCTCGTCTGTGGACAGTCAACGGCCGCAAG GTTCGGATCGACCACGCGAGACGAACGGTTTTGACAACGAGCATCGGGGAGGCTTGCCCAACCAGAACCGAGAGGTGCCTTGGAACCACCAGGGGGTGTCTCCGGGCTACAGCTCGTACCCTGCTCCAGTCACCTCCGCTTACACAGACGACGAGTCGCCGAGCTACATCCCGAATACGCCGGCGACACCGAACGCGTACACACCAAGCAACGAGCAGCGACCATCGCTGACGTCCAGCCCGACCAACTCCGCCGGCTCTCAGGGAGGCGGAGGAATCATCATCGGCCATCCGCCGACCAACACGTTCTCGCAGCGCGAAGGCAGCGTGAACAGGCCTTCCGTAGTGTCCGATCACGGCAACGTGCCGCGACAGGGCGGTGGTTTGATCATAGGCAGTCCACCGATGAATGGCTTCGGCGGTCACCCGGGAGGCTTCAACGAGCAACCGCCACCGCAGGAAATAGACCAGGCGCGAAGAGGAGTCGTTAACCAGCAACCCCCGCACCAAGGAGTTGGCTCCTTCGGCTTGCCGTCCATACCGACCAACCCATTCGCTCCTTCGAACTCGGGATTTCACGGTCCCGGCGGTGTGCCGCTGCCATTTGGAGCGGGTCTCTTCAATCCGGGACTCGTGAACATCCAAAAAGCAGTGGAACAGGCGGCTGCTGGTGTACTGGGAGCGGCCGGTGCTGGAGTAAACCCCACAGCAGCCAACGTGTTTGGAAGGACGTCTACGTTTGGCCAGATGTCCAGTTTTGGATTCACGGATAGGAAGTGA
- the LOC119394886 gene encoding collagen alpha-1(X) chain isoform X3, which yields MIGNCCFEGLRYKRPMVPLCIALLLALAFASAAATPRQDQREPRLAQLDPEVETATEDYDVEFIEGRIVGGKPVSLLRKRAHGGGTASKTSSSASGAKSQGTKGSNDSTSTSSGSGEAKRPPWKTTGRPNVGDGLRPESSSWRPSLSGSDRPRETNGFDNEHRGGLPNQNREVPWNHQGVSPGYSSYPAPVTSAYTDDESPSYIPNTPATPNAYTPSNEQRPSLTSSPTNSAGSQGGGGIIIGHPPTNTFSQREGSVNRPSVVSDHGNVPRQGGGLIIGSPPMNGFGGHPGGFNEQPPPQEIDQARRGVVNQQPPHQGVGSFGLPSIPTNPFAPSNSGFHGPGGVPLPFGAGLFNPGLVNIQKAVEQAAAGVLGAAGAGVNPTAANVFGRTSTFGQMSSFGFTDRK from the exons ATGATCGGCAACTGCTGCTTCGAAGGCCTCCGATACAAACGACCTATG GTACCCCTCTGCATAGCTTTGCTGCTAGCGCTGGCATTCGCGTCCGCCGCGGCGACGCCACGCCAGGACCAGAGGGAGCCGCGGTTGGCGCAGCTTGATCCGGAGGTCGAGACAGCCACCGAGGactacgacgtcgagttcatcgaGGGCCGCATCGTGGGCGGCAAGCCGGTGTCCCTGCTTCGAAAGCGTGCACACGGTGGCGGTACCGCGTCCAAGACTTCTTCGAGTGCCTCCGGGGCAAAGTCGCAGGGAACGAAGGGCAGTAACGACTCGACTTCAACGTCGTCAGGAAGCGGGGAAGCCAAGCGACCGCCATGGAAAACCACTGGAAGGCCAAACGTAGGTGACGGACTCAGGCCAGAGTCGAGCAGCTGGAGACCTTCCTTGTCCG GTTCGGATCGACCACGCGAGACGAACGGTTTTGACAACGAGCATCGGGGAGGCTTGCCCAACCAGAACCGAGAGGTGCCTTGGAACCACCAGGGGGTGTCTCCGGGCTACAGCTCGTACCCTGCTCCAGTCACCTCCGCTTACACAGACGACGAGTCGCCGAGCTACATCCCGAATACGCCGGCGACACCGAACGCGTACACACCAAGCAACGAGCAGCGACCATCGCTGACGTCCAGCCCGACCAACTCCGCCGGCTCTCAGGGAGGCGGAGGAATCATCATCGGCCATCCGCCGACCAACACGTTCTCGCAGCGCGAAGGCAGCGTGAACAGGCCTTCCGTAGTGTCCGATCACGGCAACGTGCCGCGACAGGGCGGTGGTTTGATCATAGGCAGTCCACCGATGAATGGCTTCGGCGGTCACCCGGGAGGCTTCAACGAGCAACCGCCACCGCAGGAAATAGACCAGGCGCGAAGAGGAGTCGTTAACCAGCAACCCCCGCACCAAGGAGTTGGCTCCTTCGGCTTGCCGTCCATACCGACCAACCCATTCGCTCCTTCGAACTCGGGATTTCACGGTCCCGGCGGTGTGCCGCTGCCATTTGGAGCGGGTCTCTTCAATCCGGGACTCGTGAACATCCAAAAAGCAGTGGAACAGGCGGCTGCTGGTGTACTGGGAGCGGCCGGTGCTGGAGTAAACCCCACAGCAGCCAACGTGTTTGGAAGGACGTCTACGTTTGGCCAGATGTCCAGTTTTGGATTCACGGATAGGAAGTGA